TCCGGATGCACTGCACCTGGCGCAACATAATCATTTTCCTTGCAGGACTGATCACCGCCTGCGCACTGACCGCCTGTGGCGGTTCGCCATGGCGCTTCGATCCCGGTAACGCGTCTACCCCGGCGGGGGTGGTGGCGACGGCAGGGGACAAACAGGTCTCGCTTTCGTGGGCACCCGCGCAGGGGGCGGTCGGTTACAACATCTACTATTCCAGCGCCTCGGGGCTTGCGGCAGGGGGAGGGGCCAAGGTGGCGCAAATCACCGGCACCACCGCTATTGTGCCGGGCCTGGAAAACGATACCCGCTATTACTTCTCCGTGAGTGCCTACAACTCCAAGGGTGAGAGTGTGCTTTCCCAGGAAGTGTTGGCGGTCCCCGCGGCACCGGGGCCTTTCGCGCAGGCGGACCTTGAGGGAAACTGGCGCTTCAACGGGCTGGTTACCGGTGTAAATCCGCGCTGGGTACGGGGCTCGGTGGGAATCGCGGCTGGCGGTGCTGCGAGCGTCACCACCTACTACGACAGTCTTGGAGGGAGTGCGGCACCGGCGGACCTCTTCACCAACCTGACGCTCTTACCCGACGGCACCGTGCTCCAGGACGGGGCAGCCGCGGGCTTTCATGGCACCCTGGCTGCCAACCTCTACAAGGATTTCATGGTGGGGACCGTGACGCTGGCCGGAGGGGGGAGGATGCTGGTGGTCCTGCAAAAGAGCGTGCCCGGCATCACCTTCAGTGCCGCCGACATAAAGGGTACCGGCAAACTCGTGGCCGGACCGCTCGCCTATGTCTACCACCAGTTGAGCGCGGGGGGCGTGCCGGAGTGGGAGTACGCGAGTTGCCAGGTGGGGCAGGACCAGGGGGTGACCTATCTGTCACTGAACGGTCCGACACCGCGGGCGCTCCCCGGAAGTGGCAGCAAGGTGGTGAGTCTCGCCATTACCGCCGACGGCGTGGTGAGCGAGACTCCGTATGTAGGGGTGCTACCGCAGCCGGCGGCCCTGATAAGCCAGGGGATCATGTCGGCGGACAAGATGACCGTCGTGGCGACGGCCACCGATATGAGTGGGGCGCCGCTGTTACGCATCATGCAGTTGGTGCATCCGCCCGCGGTTCTGCTCACCGCGACCAGCTACCTGCTGTCGGACCTGGCGGGTCGTTACGGCGTTCATGAACTGTACGGTGCCGCACCGGGATGGGGTTACGGGGACCTGGCCGTGGATGCCGCGGGTGGGGCGCTGTTCACCGCCTTCAGAAACGCCACCGGCGGTACGGCGCTGCCGGCGGGGTACACGCTGGCGATGGACCAGCAGGGGAGGCTGACCGCGGCCGCTCTTTCCGCTTTTCACGGTCAGTTTTCCTACAGCAAGGATATGATGGTGGCGACCGGCAATGACGCCGCCGGGGCGCCCGTGTTGAGCATAGCGGTCAGAAGGGAATAGAGGGGAGCGGCGGGCTCAGGCGACGCAGATGGCGTCGCGGCCCTCCACGAAACCCGCCTGCCGGGTACTCTGCCGTACCACGGCCCGCGCGCCGCGGGCCCCCACCGTCATCAAGAGCTTGGTGCCGACGTGCTGCAGGTCCCCAGTTGCCAGCACCGGCGCGCCGTGCAGCTGCTTCCCGATCTTCTTCGGGTCGACGTCAACCCAGGCCTCGACCCGGATCCCCACCTCGTGCAGTATCCGGTACCACGCCCGCCCCTCGAGGCCCGCTCCTGCCAGGATCACGCTCCGTTCACCCTTGAGAAAACCCTGCAGCAGGTGGTGCCGCTTGCACAGCCTCATGGCGTGCGCGGCATAGGCAGGGTCGGTGCGGGTGGTCCGCTCCGGGCGCTCGCGCCAGAAGAAGAGCGTCTCGGGAAGACGGGCAAAACGTGTCCCGGCCGCCGCCAATCGCAGCCACAGGTCGTAGTCCTCCGCCCACCCCATGTCGCGATAACCTCCCACCTGCTGCACCAATTCTTTCCTGAACATGACACTGGGATGCACGAAGGGCGATTCCACGAAGAGGTCGTCGAGGATGGCGTCGTGGCTCAAGAGCGTGTTCTGCCACTGCTGGTAGCCCATCATGCCGCTGCCGATGCGGCGCCGGGGGAAGTGCTGGAAGCTGGTCGCCAGTAGCCCCACCTCAGGGTGCGCGACCAGGTAGTCTACCTGTGCCTGGAGGCGGGCAGGGTGGCAGACGTCGTCGCCGTCCATGCGCGCCACCAACTCCGAGCGGCACTGTGCAAGCCCAAGGTTGAGCGCGGGGACCAAACCCTGACCGCCCGTTGCCAGCACGCGCATCCGGGAATCGGCTGCAGCCGCAAGCGCCAGGATGTCCGGGGTGCGGTCGGTGGAACCGTCGTCCACCACTACCAGCTCCCAGTCGCGGAAGGTCTGCGCCGACAGCGAGGCGAGCGCGGCGGGCAGATGCTTTTCTTCATTTCTGACCGGCATCAGTATGGAGACGGACGGGATGGACGTAGCTTGTGTCATTGCATGGGATCCTTCCTGTGTGAGGTTACCCGGGCACATTACCAGTAGTTGGT
This window of the Geomonas agri genome carries:
- a CDS encoding fibronectin type III domain-containing protein — translated: MHCTWRNIIIFLAGLITACALTACGGSPWRFDPGNASTPAGVVATAGDKQVSLSWAPAQGAVGYNIYYSSASGLAAGGGAKVAQITGTTAIVPGLENDTRYYFSVSAYNSKGESVLSQEVLAVPAAPGPFAQADLEGNWRFNGLVTGVNPRWVRGSVGIAAGGAASVTTYYDSLGGSAAPADLFTNLTLLPDGTVLQDGAAAGFHGTLAANLYKDFMVGTVTLAGGGRMLVVLQKSVPGITFSAADIKGTGKLVAGPLAYVYHQLSAGGVPEWEYASCQVGQDQGVTYLSLNGPTPRALPGSGSKVVSLAITADGVVSETPYVGVLPQPAALISQGIMSADKMTVVATATDMSGAPLLRIMQLVHPPAVLLTATSYLLSDLAGRYGVHELYGAAPGWGYGDLAVDAAGGALFTAFRNATGGTALPAGYTLAMDQQGRLTAAALSAFHGQFSYSKDMMVATGNDAAGAPVLSIAVRRE
- a CDS encoding glycosyltransferase, which codes for MTQATSIPSVSILMPVRNEEKHLPAALASLSAQTFRDWELVVVDDGSTDRTPDILALAAAADSRMRVLATGGQGLVPALNLGLAQCRSELVARMDGDDVCHPARLQAQVDYLVAHPEVGLLATSFQHFPRRRIGSGMMGYQQWQNTLLSHDAILDDLFVESPFVHPSVMFRKELVQQVGGYRDMGWAEDYDLWLRLAAAGTRFARLPETLFFWRERPERTTRTDPAYAAHAMRLCKRHHLLQGFLKGERSVILAGAGLEGRAWYRILHEVGIRVEAWVDVDPKKIGKQLHGAPVLATGDLQHVGTKLLMTVGARGARAVVRQSTRQAGFVEGRDAICVA